The Rosa rugosa chromosome 1, drRosRugo1.1, whole genome shotgun sequence genomic sequence cttgaacatgtggtgttgagctgttttaggtcagtttctgtccttttattccttcaattatttctccaacaggaattcagttttggctcgtgacttcttcatatgaaatgatctaccatgagtgtagatcattttggtaaaatttcagaatttatttccatgcatttgggctggaaatgctgctggacctcttacaggtccagttttccagttttgcttctgcaggaaattgggctgactgtttgaaggccttccactcaattatagctctggcactcttcataagaaatgatccttaggatgtgtagaatggatctggaaagtttcagctcatttgaagttcatttggtccggcggccgctccttcttccttgcttggcttggtttctcctagccggagtaggaaaatgtgtaaaattgacattttagtacatttccatttttctccaccatttataggtaagtgtggacctaatgctcatttcaccatcatttactccaatgtacctaagaaaatagaaattgagttaaaaatcgattcgttaaggaattaactaagcaaaatgtgaggaattaactattaaaatgctcctatcattacacgcatttatatgcatgtaattgtatctaaaatactataaataagttaatccttaagtcaattattatgtaattaattcacttttatttattgtgtaaaAAATTAGCAGAATTGccgaaattaagagaaaattggagcaaattagagtttccgacaaaatgaTGAAATAGTCAAGAACCGTGGTCAATGCCAATCAAGGGAACGGAATCTAATTGTCTCCGATAGTATTTGCGGAAATGCATTGAGAATGGAGAAGAAAGAATAAAGAAGAGAAgacaagaaaaaggaaaagaaaaacaaaaatcagcCTTTGCTGACGTCAGCATCAGCATATTTTTTCCTCCTTCCCCTCCCCACGTGCACtcttcatcttttctctttcctttttctttttctgttctttcctttttcatttccttCCCATCACTTGCTGACACGTGTCccctcactctctcttcttcccgcCCTACACCACCGAGAACCATATATTAATTCGAAAGGAAAACATCATCAATGGTCACTGaattatgacttattcgacacttaactcactgtattttcaacaatatcacttaactcactcagttttacatccgttttcacttaactcactgtcgttaattctaccgttaaaaactattaaaattgagggtatatttgtctaaacactaaaaaattgcatttttttttttaaaaaagacaattttttttcaaattatatttaagttaaaaaaaatcattttttattagaaatctcagaaatttaaaaaattgaaaaaagtctaataaatgtaaattgagggtatatttgtctaaacactaaaaaaatgcatttctaactttttttttaaaaaaaaagaatttttttttttcaaattatatttaagttaaaaaaatcattttttattagaaatttcagaaatttaaaaaaattgaaaaaaagtctaataaatgtagtttttttaagttaaaaatgatttttaagtgttttgacaaatatatcctcaattttaacggcttctaacggtagaattaacggcagtgagttaagtgaaataCAGATGTAAAgatgagtgagttaagtgatattattgaaaatacagtgagttaagtgtcaaataagtcataactcagtgaccattggtgataTTTCCCTAATTCGAATCATCCTCTCTTCTCCAACAGTAGCCGCACACCACCTTTCattcctctcttcttctccaaAACACCACACCACCATACTcactttatattttcttttaatcttcaCTACTCCacatcaaatcctcatcaatttctcaaGGAATTTTAAGGAGCATCAATATTTGAGATTGGGTAAAAGTGGAAAAtcataaatcaaggcttgtcatacttgctccatagcaatttgtgacttgttcttgttgcTTCTCACTCCTCTTCACCtttacctctttaattgatgtataattttgttgatttattgatgggttgtgagtagtctatttaggaagctagggtttgagccctagcatggatttaatgtaataaatatgttttaatttaatggttttcaatttcgtgtttggcatatgttctattctataatatttggcttcgatgcatgcttaggagcttgattaacttttgaatgtgtagatgagcatgtctagaacaaattaggggacctaatcacttctctaatttataGCTAGGACACTTttttagaacatggttagttacaataccaatttcgattgccgtattAGCTAGCTTGAGAACCTagattctaggactcttcgccttttggtgcaactagaggccctaacaaggttctagattgtcccaattgagtttctacgacccttgatccggagtaagaataccctttaaggaatctaatgacccatgagccttgaaaatccttgggtacggttcttgatgccactatgaattgaatgaccattgtcggaatatatttgtgcattaaatttggctaggaggataccaTAGTGACCTAATTTCATATCTTGATTAGTGCctattatattaatttttagttgcaattttaatttttaattgtcaattttatttttcgaaaTCAAACTCAATtttcacaaaccactttcattgtccATATCACTTGGTTGTGAGATTCCGCATTCACTTGTGGTTCTCTTGACCCATTTTAGGCTTGGTTGTTCCGAGCCGAGCATGTAAATAGCTTGGTGTTATTTTTTAGGTTTCATAATTGTTAGTGACTTAGTAATCGGCACAACCAAGGATTGAAGTTAGCTtttaatccccgtggtacgataatttcaGGTCCAAATATTTCCCatttctttgatgaccgtgcccttattgcgcgtaagttgcatttaagCACCCAATCAATTTCGCTGACGGCTCCGTTAGATGTGAGACCCATCTTTTTACCCAATTTGCAGCCCTAAACAATCAAAAGCCCGAGTTTCCTTCCATTCTCACACAGTTCTGTTCGAAAAAGCTTGTCAAAGTGAGACCCAAACTCTAATCCCTCCAAAATTTgaccttttatatccaaaaGATTCGAAAATCTGACTGGGAGTCTGAGCGGAGTAGATCACAGACTGAATCGAATCTCCGACAGTAAAGAGATGGCAAAAAAGTGGAGGATCTTTCAGGAATCTGGACCACCCCCAGAAAGTAAATTTTGGATTCTACTCAATCCTCTAATTTTATCTGATGTTTAGGTTTTAGGGGAAATGAGTTTGATGCCGACAAACAAGCATGGTCAGACTTTTAAAAACGAAAGGAGTTGTTAAAAAAATATGGGTTTCATCGAATCTGTCAAGGCCAAAAgtgaaaacatataaaaatcgGTTTGGTAGTGCtgcttgattaaagaaaaaataatatggAAATGGATTTGTGCATTTTGGGTTTTATAATGGTTTTGTTCTTGGTGATTGATGCTTAAATTCGAATTAGGGTTTTTAAATGTTCTATTCCCAATCCAGAAAAATCGATTTGGGCAAAGTTTGAATACGATTCGTATTGGGTATCGTACATTATCATTGAGGGTTTCCAATAGCCTAGGACGTTATTGTCTCGTATTGATGCTGTTATTGATGGATAGGGTTcatattctgtttttttttttttgcagttcTCGAGCATTTGTACACCATGGAAATCTTTCATGGTGGGTATTTTGACAAGCAATTGGATGGGACAAAGAAGTATAAGGTGTCAAGGTTTAACAAGATGGGGGGAAAGATCTACTTAGATGGGCTAGATCCTGAGTTAATTTCATGGGTAGAGATGAACAATATTGCCTATGCGTTGGGGTACAGGGAGAAGCCCATCTCATGCCATTTCAAGCTACCTCGAACATCAAGTAATGATCGCTTTATCCCAATCAAGAATGATGCAGATGCTATAGAAATGCTGAAGGTCATTCCCCTGAATAAAAGGCAAATTTCAGTGTACATAACTGGAGGTGGTCttaggagaaagagagaggttgAGTTGGATGATCTGAAGCCCGATGATCCTGATTGGGAAAATCCACTCAATAAGTGCACAacagcaaagaaagaaagaatgttTGAAGCAGCCAATTTGCTTGGTCGCCAGTTAAATAGATCACCTTCTAGAGCTACTATGGGGACCAGTGTTCCCGAGATAATTGATCTTGAAGATGAGGGTGGTTTAGATGGTAATGAGGGTGAAACAAGGGTGGGTGAGGGCTTAAATGTGGGAAGAGAAGAAGGTGGAGTAAATGTTGGGGTTAGACAAAGTCAAAGCACATTTGTAGGTCTTTCTGATATTCTGCTAGATGTGTTGGGATCACAAACAAGTATAGGGCAGAAGGGACACAGGAGAGAAAGTGATGGAAATGAAGGGCATAAGGGTAACTTAGGGAAGACCACTACTAAACCTAGAAGGATGAAGCATTGTGTCAAAAGGAGTTAGCCTGCCTCTGCCACAGCTGCTTTAAACAAGAAGCTTGTGGATATAGAAAGGCGAGAAAGAGAGGCTGCTGAGAAGGCTGAAAAAGAAGCTTGGGAGAAGGTTGAAAGAAAGGCAGCTGAGTTAAGAGAAAGTCAAGCTACTGTTGAGGAACAAGATGAGGCTCAGAGATTGAGAGAAAGGGAGGCTGCTGAGCACTTGGCTAGGGAGGAGGCAGAGAAGAGAGAACAAGAGGCTGCAAAGAAAAGGGCAAGGGATGTTGTTGCTGTTAGGGAGAAATTGGCAGAAGAGTTGAGGGAGAGATTAGAATAGTCACAGCAAAGCAAGAAAGGGAAAAGCAAGGAGGCCACTACATctgataaggaaaaaaaaacagttcagGTTGCAAAGGTTAAAAAGAGGGGGAAGAGACCAAAACAGCCAAGGTATAACACAAGAAGGAAAGGAAGCTGTAGCAATGCAAGAACAGAGGAGAGGTTCATTGAGGATGAGGAGACAGATTCAGGATCTAATTTATATGTTTATTTAGATTATGATTTGCAGCATGATGAGGTTGATGATGTAGACTTTGAAGAAAATGTCTCACAGCTAAGGGTTGTTGAGGAATTTGATGACATGGCCACATGGGGTATGAAGGCTACTGTTCAGATGACCATGGAAAATCTGATGACCTTGAGAGTTTAGAGGGCAGTGAAACagaggaagatgaggatgacAATCCACTTCCAAGGAAGATTAACAAGGGAATGAAGATCAGATCTGTGGATTTGAGAAATCCTAAATTCAAGTTGGGGTTGGCTTTCCCAAACTCAGAGCAACTTAAGGAGGCTGTTAGGGAGTGTGCAATCAAAAACTAATTGGGTTTGTGGTTTGAGAAGAATTCAAAGCATAAGATTGAGGTCAACTGCCAATGGGACTGCCCATTCAGATTGTATGCAAGTACTTCCAAGGGTGAGGGTCTAACCTTGATCATTAGGACCTTAAACAACAAGCATACCTGTTCTCCTATGGAAACAAGCTACTTCTTGAATTACAACAGAATAGCCTAAGAGGTACAAGCTAATCTGTTGGTCGATGAAGAAATGCAAGCTGGATGTGGGTGTTCAGACCATAACAGcaaagagaaaaacaaagagaCTGAAAGAAGGTCACTACATAGATCAGTACAACAACCTTGTTGCTTACAGGAAGGAATTATTGAGAAGTAATCCGGGTTTAACTGTGGAGATCAAGACTTGTATGGATGGTGACATAAGGAGATTTCAGAGGATGTACATTTGTTTTGCAGCATGCAAGAATGGGTGGATGAATGGTTGCAGGCCTATAATTGGTTTGGATGGgtgtcacataaaagggcaccaTCCTGGACCGCTATTAGCAGCAGTTCACATACATGCAAACAATGGGATGTTCCCAATTGCATATGCCATTGCTGAGACTGAGAACCAAGAAACATGGACTTGGTTTCTTGAGCTGCTGAAATGGGATATCAAGATAGAAAGAGGTAGCAGCTACACATTCATCACAGATAAGCAAAAAGCTCTGGGAAATGCAATTGCAGATAATGCTTGTTTGTTGCTCTTTCGAGATTTATAAGTGTTGCCCTTTGTTGCTGGTTTAATATGGACTTGTACATTTGTAGGTTGGTTTCCAAATGCTGAACACAGACACTGTGTTAGACATTTGTATAACAATTTCAAGGCCAAGCATCCGAGGGAGGAGCTAAAACAATTGGTTCGGAATGCAGCAAGATCAAGCACTGTGGTGTGGTTCAACAAGCATATGGCTGATTTGAGGGAGCTCAGTGAGAGAGCTTGGAGTTGGTTTCAGGACAAGAATCCAGCACAATGGTCTAGGGCTTACTTCAGAGATGAGACCAGGTGTGACATACTGCTTAACAACCTCTGTGAGTCTTTCAATGCAGCCATTGTGCTAGTTAGAGATAAGCCTATCCTAACAATGTTAGAAAATATTAGAATGGATATGATggtgaggcaatcaaatagaaGAGTGGCTTGTGAAAGGTGGAAGGATTTGGTTGGACCTAGAATCAAGAAGATCATTGACAAGATTGGTCAGAGAGCAATAGAATACAGAGCACATAGAACTGGCGAGTTCATATTCCAGATCACTGGTGTGGAGAGCATGGCAGCAAGCATGTTGTAGATCTGGGCCTCCATACTTGCACCTGTAAGAGGTGGCAGCTGAGTGGGATACCCTGTGTTCATGTCATATGTGCAGTAAGGTTTAAGAAACAGGAAGCTGCATTATATTGTAACGACTATCTTATTCCCTCAACCTATATGGAGGCCTACAACCTCATAATCTACCATATTGCTGGCCAAGAGGATTGGGAACCTGTTGATTACCCCATTGCACCTCCACTTTTCAAGCAACAACCTGGTAGGCCTGAGATGAAAAGGGTGAAGGAACCAAGAGAGAGGAATCAGACCACAGCCCCACCTGCACATAAAGAGGGGAAGTTGCCTAAGGCTGGTATCAAAACATGTTGAAGAGTATGTGGCCAGCAAGGACACAACAGCTAAGGCAGCAGCAACTGCAAGTCCTTAATAATGAGATTTTTGATGGAGCAAATTGCCATTTACTTTGTGTATGTGCACTAACAGCTTCTTGCAAATTTCAATAGGGAGAGGGTTCATCTAAATGATCAAAACCTAGTAACAAAAGGAAGAGAACCAACAATAAGGTATGACACAAGTTGAACTGATTATGCCTTGTTGTACTTTAAATTGCAGCATGTTTGTGTACTTTATTGAATTTGAGATTATGTTCTTGAACTTGTAATTTCACTTCCCAAAATGCTTTAGTTGTTTCTGCATTTTCTGATATTGAAATGGCATTTATGGTGATTGTCCTGTTTCTTTGTCTTTGATTTTGGGTAGCCTAATAGAGCATTTCTTCCAAAGGGGTGTTCTAACTTGAAGGACCAAATCATAAGGTCAAGAAAGACTTGGAAGAAGATGAAAGAAACTGCTGCTGGTACTTCTAGTGTCAATACAAGTACATCAGCTTCACAAAGTGTACAGCAACCTTCTACTCAAAGTAGTTAAAATCCTATTGCAAGAGGTGCACATAAGAAGTCATCCCAGCCAATGCAACAAAGTCAAGCTTCCTCTAAATGGGCAGGGCTTTGAACCTCTTTACATTGCTGATTTTTGGAGCATTTTGGTTGCAGTACTGTCAACTCTTTtgtttcagtttcagtttcagtttcagtttcagtTGAGGTTGTGTATTAAGTGCTGCTGGACAAATTATGCATCATGGAGCAGTTTTAATTTTGCTCTATTTTAATTTCTCCTTTGTAAGACATGATGTTATAATTGAATGGGAAGTTTGGTCAGATTTCTGCTCATTACATGTGTTTTAAGACTCGGCAAAAATGCATCTATAATTTTTTACGGGAAAAAAGAAGTCATGCatctataattatatatatttgacCAACAATTAATTGTTGATGTTTGAAGACCCTTCCCAAGACAACTGAAACACTAATGTTGTGGGGCAATGGACATCTATTGGCCCTAAAAGAAGCCTATATTCTAGTCAAAAGACATCTATTGGCcccaatagaggtctattggtgGGTATATTCATGGGGGAGCAAGGAGGAGGAGTCATTGTACCTACTCTATTACATCCATTCATTATCATTCTAGATAGAGACGCACTGAAAGTAGAATGAACAGTTTGCACTTGACTGCACTCGATGAAGGCTTCCAGAACACGCCACAGAACTcacgccttttttttttttatctctgaTCATTTATCAAAGAATGAATATGGTTATCAAATGATTGAACAACCGGGAGCAATTTACTTATGATACTTAGTTGACATTCATAAAAAGTATCTAATGAATTTTACTTAACCAGCagggctggtatgtttttacGAGTTTTCTGTTTTAACATCAAAACTTTCAACTTAaaccatttaataaataggtcgtgtcgtgttggacaaaatgacccatttaagggttaacactacgacccatttaactaaaaaaatgcataaattgattaaattcactaaaaactccataaGACGATTGATTTAGGAAGCTGGAGTTTACAATTGGCCAATGACTTGCATCCTAagccataaattttttttttctaaaactCTGAATTTGTAGAAAGCCAACTACGCCTATGTTCCGCAAATGTCTTGATTATATGAGCTCTATATTGGACTCTCTCATTTCAATAAGAAAATCCCACAACAGAGCAAATTGACCACTACTCCCCAAGATATCAATCAAAATGTGATGGCTTTCATCATTTTCAATGCTTACCAATTCTCCCCATTAAAttagattttcattttgatgAAAATTTATGTGGTACAGTACAAATATGGAGGAAATTGTGGTCATTCCCCGTGGAAAATGGCGGGAAATTAAGGTCTGGTAGAGTCTGCGGTCATTTCATGGCATTTTtggggcccacgtgcttgccacgtcacacATCTAACAGAGCCGTTAGCGAAATATGAAGGAAGTATCTCGTCGATAGCGAAATATGGGTtaaggtatcacattgataccatTTAGAAtgtgggtatcaaattggccggtgcatctgttggtgcatttttctctttaattaatAACTCTTACAAAAGAGGATTAGGATTAATTATGAAGAGTTCAGAGGCTATAGGTTAGCGATTATAGGCATAGTTAGTTAAAACGCGTATAAAATTTCAGTACGcgtataattgaaaaaaactTCAATATGGCGTATTGTAATTCAAGTGCTTGATTACATTATACTTAGGTGTCATATCATTTTCTTCATGTTTTGTCACATTTTAGAAATATTATAAAGTAAAAATAAGAGTTGAGAGTAGATTATTTGTTCTTTTCTTACAAAAATAGTGTTTTATATATCCGTATTTTtgattccctttttttttttactaccTGCTGAATTATACACGTATAATTCAAACATAAAAATTTGCCATATCACTTTTTTTTAGGGCTGGATTCGGTACTAAACCGAGGCCTTTTTGCCTCAACCGTCAGCCGAACTGACTGTGTCGGTAATCCAATTCTCAAACCGATACTGATCCGACATGATTGGTATACCGGCTATCGGTAATCGAGATCTCAGTTGGCATCGATCGGTTTTGAGTCTTCCGCCGATAGTTCTGAGTTAAATCTggaggagaagaaagaagatgatacaacaaagaaagagaagaaatcaGAGATCTGCAACCTAAAAAATGTAGTGGAAATCATGGAATTAGGTACTGAGATTGTTCATTCCTGGAAGATTGTAAGAGATCTGTAGCTTAAAAAGTGTGAGATCTGCAGATTGTTCATTCCTGGAAGAAAATATGATAGGTTTGTGGCTGGGAATGCGTTGCATGTATTCGTGGATTTGTGAAAGTGTGAGATTGTGAACATGGCCATATGGGATTGGGTTTGTAGGAAGGAGGTGGAAGATGATGCAATGGGTGATATACAAGTATACAACACGATGAAAGGGATaaatttttagttttgttttaaTTCTATCCCTTAAGACAGAATACATATAAAAATTGTATGGATAACAACGAGAGTAGcttgtgctctagtggttgagagCAAAACTCTTGTACatgaggtctgaggttcgaaccttgcttctcttttattttaattctatCGCGTaagacataataaatataacatttgtacacattataatGAGAGCAGCTCTTGCTCTGGTGGTTGGGAGCAAAGCCTCTGTGTATGAGGAGGGTTCGAACCCTGCCTCCTACAAtttacaaactatatataacTATGATTATAGGCATGTTTAATCATAAAGCACACTAAAGCAATAGTATGTAAGTCTCATTAGAACCTCATCTTTATATGTAAAGCACTATCCAGCAGAGTACAAAAGCTTTTCCAATCGCCAATTATCAGTACTTTTGAGATCCACATACAATATTGTGGGAAAAAGTCGTTCTTGCATGATTGCTGCAGAAATTGGttccaaaaataataaaataaaaggagatgatttatttatatgaaCCGATTGACTGCTATAGATATATGCATG encodes the following:
- the LOC133730285 gene encoding uncharacterized protein LOC133730285, producing the protein MKKCKLDVGVQTITAKRKTKRLKEGHYIDQYNNLVAYRKELLRSNPGLTVEIKTCMDGDIRRFQRMYICFAACKNGWMNGCRPIIGLDGCHIKGHHPGPLLAAVHIHANNGMFPIAYAIAETENQETWTWFLELLKWDIKIERGSSYTFITDKQKALGNAIADNACWFPNAEHRHCVRHLYNNFKAKHPREELKQLVRNAARSSTVVWFNKHMADLRELSERAWSWFQDKNPAQWSRAYFRDETRCDILLNNLCESFNAAIVLVRDKPILTMLENIRMDMMVRQSNRRVACERWKDLVGPRIKKIIDKIGQRAIEYRAHRTGEFIFQITVRFKKQEAALYCNDYLIPSTYMEAYNLIIYHIAGQEDWEPVDYPIAPPLFKQQPGRPEMKRVKEPRERNQTTAPPAHKEGKLPKAGIKTC